The following DNA comes from Babylonia areolata isolate BAREFJ2019XMU chromosome 31, ASM4173473v1, whole genome shotgun sequence.
TCAAACAACAAACTATCAAATGACGATCCCTCACAAAACCAGCACCCCGGATCACCACTAACCTCCTGCTTGGTGCGTTCCTGTTCCTGCAGTTTCCTCTGCACGGAACTGATGCCCATGTGGACGGCACTCTGTGGGGACAGGCGACGACTGTTCAGCGACCCCTGACTCTGGGAGCTGTGAACACTGGAGAAGCTGTCCTCGCGGGAGAACATGCGGGAGGAGCTGCTGCTCCCAGAGTTCCCAGCATGCACTGGGGTGCTGGTTTTGGCGATGACAGAATCGGTGGCCGTGCGCCGGAGCTGCTCGGCGTGCTGTCTCTGCAGACAGCCAAAGTCCATGCTGTGAGACAGGTGGTAGGGCCGCAGTCCCAAGTTCCGCTGCTCTCCGCTGGCGGAGGAGGAATCACAGTAAGAGTTGGTGCGCTCGGGGCGAGGGGGGATGAGTGGGGGGGTGTCTGCGTCCTCGCCCGACTTGGTCAACAGTTTGTCCGGCCGGGGGGGCACTTCAGGGGGAGAGCCGTGCGAGTTGGACCGCGCCACGCGGGGGCTGTTCTCCGCCGGCTGTGCGGAGGAACCTTGGGACCCCAGGGAGAAGTGAACCCCCCCGGCCAGAACCTGACCCCcggctcctcctcccccctcctgtgGCTGGGCCTTGTCCGGTCTGGAGGGGAGGTAAGAGTGTTCGTTGAGTGACTCGTTGCTGCCACTGGAGCTGGACAGCTGAGACAGTTTCCTGAGGGGGTCGATGGAGGGGGCTGACTTGGCGCGCTCCGTCTTGACGGGGCTGCCCTGCTGCAGACTTTTAGAATCCTCCCCGCTGGACAGGGAGCTGCAGCTGtcctccttccccacaccccctcctcctccctcccccctgggACACGccggctgggggtggtggtggtgggggtggtgctggcggtggaggggtgtgtggtggtggcggtggtgttggtgcgACAGCTGCTGGTGTCGGTACAGGGGGTTGGAGAAGGACAGGGGCTGCATGGGGTACTGGATGACCGGGGACCTCGTCACCTCCCTCGTCGttgtccccccctccacccccactcctccctgctgctgctgtgcctCCACGGGGCTGCTGCTCTGGCTGTAACCGAAGGACTGGTATCCAGAGGAGGCGACGGTGGACAGCTGGCTGATGGACACCTGGGAGCCGTTGGTGGGGCACTCCTCCAGGGAGGAGTTCTGCCCCCCTTCGTCGTCCATGAAGGGGATCAGGTCGATGTAGTCTCCGTTCACGTTGCCGCTGTCCGCCGCACTCACCATCTGGCTCCATGTCTCCTTCACGCTGTCCTGGTTGAAAGAGCGCTGAAGGCTGACCGACAcgtcacccacctcacccccacgcccccctccaccaccaccacccacaccgtaCACCGAGGAGCTCAtggaggaagtggtggaggagtAAAGGGCAGAGAACTCGTCCACGTCCTGACCTTTCTGCGAGGCCagcagcagggagggaggggccgaCTCTGTCTCCCTCGACTCGTCCCTCAGGGCGCGGGCTGCGAAAGCCTGGAGGTCCTCCTCAGACTCCCCGCACTGCCGCAGCATGTCGCGCAAGGCCTCGGTCGGGGAGGTGTCCAGGAAGGGGGCGCTGCGCGTCACGTGGATGGGCGTGTGGGTGTTGGCGTGAGGGGGAtgcggggtggaggagaagggcagggtgggggtggtgggcatGTTGTCGTAGAAGATCTGGCTCTGGCGGCTGGGCTGGGTCTGTCCCACGGAGGGGTCGTCCAGGGCCTGGGAGATGGCCGTCAGGATGGTCTGCAGGCCGCTCAGCTTCTCCTGGGTCCCCTGGggggtacatgcacacacacagtgctgccgTCATCATCATGTGGTGTTATGTTGTGCCAGTTATTGACTGATTgaaatggacacttatatagcgcctatctttggtcggagaccaagctctaagcgctttacaaacacggagtcatttacacagcaggctgcctacctggatagagccgactgatggctgccactgggcgctcatcatttgtttcctgtgtcattcaatcagatttcaggcacgcacacatacacgctcagacagacatgtaacattttacgtgtatgactgttttgtttatttaccccgccatgtaggcagccatactccgttttcgaggatgtgcatgctgggtatgtttctgtttccataacccaccgaacgctgacatggattacaggatctttaatgtgcatatttgatctgtgtctgcgtacacacgaaggggattcaggcactagcaggtctgcatatgttgacctgggagactggaaaaatctctgCCATTTacacaccaggtgccgtcaccgacattcgaacccgggaccctcagatttaaagttcaacgctttaaccactcagctattgcgcccatcatgtgGAGTTATGTTGTGCTAGTTATGTGAAGTTATGTTCTGCCAAATTTCGAAGTTATATTGTTGTGCCAGTTATGTCAAGTTACATTGTACCAGTTATGTGAATTAGTGTCAATTATGCTAATTTATACAGAGTCAATAACATGAATTCATATAGTGTCGATTATGTTAAGTTATATAGCATCAATTTTGTGAATGTATACAGTGTTAATTATAATAATTAATATAGCTTCAATAATGTGAATTAGTGTCAATTATGTGAATTTGTAGAGTCAATTATGTGAATGTATATAATGTCAATTATGTGAATTTATGTAGAGACAATTAGGTGAATTCATTAAGTGTCAATGATATAAATCTATATAGTGTCAATTATTTGGAATCTATATCAAGTCAAATATGTAAATTTATATGGCCCCATCACTGTGAATTCATCACACCAGAAATGTGGATCTATATATGGCCAATAACATTAATCTATCTGTCTGCGCAAAGTTTCAATTTAATATTGTGTCAATAATGTCAATCTATACTGCACCAATAATGTGAATTCATGTACTGCCAATAACTTGAAATTCACACTGCGCTAATTTTGTGAATTTATACTGCACAAATAATACGAATATCTATAGTGTCAGATTTCTACACTGGCTTTGAGGCCCTTCATAAAAACagatatttctgcttttgtgctgtcacgaatcaactaatgtaattctcttctcacaggctgcTCACAAAATCTTTCTTCAGCAAATTGAAAAACTTCAAAActatgctgcccgtctgactctcagagtcccacgtactgatcacatttctccccacttcCGTACTGTACACTGGCTCTctattgaagcgagaattaaatacaaagttgcgtgtctctgctctTCTGCTTTCCACACTGCAGAACCTACATATCTTTCAAGAACCCTCtgttcttcctctgactgttaccttctgaaacttccttgtgtcaatatAAGAACttatggtgaacattctttcctctttgctgctcctcacatctggaacaacttcCTGATCATATccctgcatctgattctatctctacctttttctctcttcactaaaaactcatctttttaaaacctctCTGTAAgcgctctcagcttccttcttctccaacaccatgatagctcactttggatgcatgacgaatgagagaatgagagtgggggtggggtggggagtgggagcaggtgaagggaggggttttgagaaagagtggtcatgaatgataaatgtaatttgtaactttttctttaatgtaaagcaccctgagctcttagagagaaaaagTATTACATAAacgtgcattcttcttcttcttcttataaacAGGAACACACATAGCTCTCACAAGTGGTTGCATGGGCCAAAACTTCAAAACCAGCACTGACCTGTGGAGCTCTAGGGATGAAGTCCAGGAGGACTGTGTGCAGCAGAGACAGCTCCCTGCCCAGGTCCACGTCACCATCATACTGCAGGAACTGGTTGCCACTTTCCTCACTCTGAAACAACacaaacttaataataataataaccaaaataataatgatgtacatttgtatagtgcTTACCCTGCAGCACTAAGCGGCTTTAACAATAAACCTATTATGAATAAGAAACAGGAACATAatcaaaatacatgaaaaaaacaactattagACACAGATCAACACTCtacgttataaatgtattcacaaatcagtaaagaaagaaacacacacacacacacacacacaagataataaTATTCTCACAGATATTTTTCTCaggaaggtcttcatgttggcagCCTCTGTCTCAATGAAGCCGTTCATGAACGTCATGAATTCCTCCTTGGCCCCAAACCTGGCAGACATGAAAAAAGTTCATTAAAaactgacacccacccaccaacacagacATGGATATGACTTTTCAGACTGAACAATCATCAATGTTACTGTTATAGACAGGGATTATTGGCCCCAAACTCGGTCGTCTCATAATGGAATGATACCTGCATGTTTCTtgcacagtaataatgataatgtgtatatctatatatctcttaCCCTGCCGGCTGTAATCATGTTTACCAATACTTGAACAAGATGAatataataaacaacaacaaaggaattgCAAAAACTCACCAAAAATGTTATTTTtcaaacagtgtaacatcactcacaacataCACACCTGTCAAATcagagtaagtgaaagtgtgaaaGTCAGGTCTGTTTTAAAACATAAAacgtaaatgtacacacacaaaaataaacacacatccTAAAACTAAGACGAACACAGCTGAATTCAAACACACTGAAATCCTATGAAACAACAGAATACTTTTCAGTAAACCTATCCTTTCATGGCATTACGGCAACAAGGAAGTGAAAGCCCTGACAGAAGTataggaaaaaaaatactgatgccattccattttttttttcaacctcacAAAAAACAGAATATCACAACTGAATCACACTTTGCTGTTGTCATTacaattatctcccttccttcacaCACTTCACAGTGTGTACACAGGAATTTGCTATTATTGTTCTCCTCCATAAATGTACTTTGATATTCGTTAtctttggtgtgtgcgtgtgtgtgtgtgtgtgtgtgtgaacttcccTCACTCCACATAGTCCTTACAAAATGGCCATGTCTCTTACCATATAGACCAGCACAACCAACgcagcacacactgacaaaaaaccGCTGCTATACCTATCATAACAGATAGTTCCTTACTTGGTGAAGTTGGCCAGAGTCTGAATGGTCTTGGCAATCAGGGTCAGGTTTCTGGCTGCACGCTCCTCAGGGTACTCTGCAAAGTCACATATAAAATCATTCTAATTCATCTATTCATAATCTTTTTGTTGCTTATAaacccagccaaccacacagggctaAACATACATCAGGGTGCTGAAAAACACCACAGAGGAGACTTTTCATGACTAGAAAAATGCTTTCTTTGAATCTTCAACTGAAcagagatatgatgatgatgatgaagaagaagaagaccaaagagaatgaagaagaagaaggagagagagagagagagagagagagagagagagagagagagagagagagagagagaataacagactgagagagagaaaaacagagagacacagagggagagagagaataacacagactgacagacagagacaaaaagagagatggtataacagatagagagatagagatagataaagagagagagacagaatgaatgaatgttttattgctttCAGACCaaaggcatcattgcattgggatgctgggaagggagagagagagggagagacagagaaagagaataacacagactgagaaagagagacagagagagagagagatggatggatggatggatggatggtttattcatataaggccattgacCCTCATGAACGAGGTAAACAATGTACAACaaatatagtatctgcatttgactaataatcataatcttaatcctaatgagttcagcaatcagagagagagagagagagagagagagagagagatttggtgacacatggacacacacacatggacagccaGAGGGTGGCCCCACCTTGCGTCAGGTTGAAGAGACTGGGCGACAGGATGGCGGGACAGAGGAAGCGGAGGAAGATGGAAGCACTGATCAGGTTGTCGCTGAagtcttccttccctttctcgcGGCAGTGCTCACGGAAGTTGGTGAACACCTCACGCAGCTCACTGGCACAATGaatgaacaacaaacaattatttttccagggtattgagatgagcacaataacaagaattttttttttacccccagccCCAGGGTTCCAAAATAACAgaaaaatgacaagaaaaaaaaagagaggaaagtgaaatatgaagaaaagaggaagagagggggtgtggatggtgagagtgaaaaagaagagagagagagagcgagacaaagagagagaatcaatttGACCAAAAGCCATAAATCTGAACTCCTGCATTGCACTGGAGCAGTTCTTAGGCCATCAAGCGATTTCTTACACTTGGCTCCAGGACAACTAAACATTATATGGAAATTTACAGCCATGAACAATCAGGGaagtgatttcacacacacacacacacaccacacacacactctgagaaaatctgttgtgacaaaaagaaatacaacacacacacacacccacacacacgcaatctgATAAAAATACGTTtccataaaaagaaatacaatacacagacacagatgcgacaaaaagaaataaaatacacagacactgacacagacacaatctacgaaaaatatgttgtgacaaaaagaatttcagtacacagacacacaaaatgtCAACCCCTGGCCACTAACTTggggaagtagaagaagacacacacacacacacacacacacacacaatcagccagCCCTTGCCCACTAACTTGGGGAAGtagcagaagacacacacacacacacacacacaatcagccagCCGCTGCCCACTGACTTGGGGAAGTAGCAGTAGGAGTTGATGATCTTGACCCAGGCCATGTTGGCGTACATGACCAGGTTGGACTGGTGGCACTGCAGGGTGGCGGGGTTGTTCACCTTCTTGGGGTCCACCTCGCAGTCGTCCTCGCTCTTCACTAGGATCTTCACAAAGTCCCCTAGCGTGTCACGCAGGTACTGAAACACAACACCCATGTCTTGGGCTTACGATGTGGGTCAGCAAGGTGCTGGACTTCTATtgtggtgttcaccagtgatcagggtttgaggcctgtttcagcatggtgttgtgtccttcggAAAGAAGCTTTACTTCCATTTTCCTCTCTCTACCCGGGTCTGATTGTGTACTGGACTTCAGAagaggaaggttaaaatggcagaagAAGAGGATTGGACTCCATCTTTCTATGcggagccctagacactgtggatatgaatataCTGCCCTGATGCCCAGAAAAGGCTTTGGGGACCTTTCACCTTATGTTCCCTAAGTATGTGAGTAGGTTTGGCCATAGGGGCAGGAAATGCCAGTGAGAGTAAGTGGGAGTgcatgtgagaatgtgtgtgtgtgtgtacctgtatgtgtgcgcatgtgtatgcatgtgtgtgtaagcaaataaactctgtgtgtgtgtgtgtatgtgtgtttgtgtgtgtggtgcacatgtgcctgtgtgcgtgcgtgtgtacattgcTTTCCTGCATTCTCTAAATGGAATTATTTTTGCATTACTCATCCCCAGTCCCTCCCAgtacacatgcacgtgtgtgcataaaaactctcacacacacacacactgagggttcCTTCACAGCAGTCTAAGTGCCCAAAAGTTCACAGGCAGCTATCGATTTCACAATGCCTGGAGCTCATCTGCATACAGCACCGTTAGTCATGACACAgaaaaaatgtaaaagaaaaagagaagatgaaaaaaaaaacaatgaaaaaaaacccaaagagctCAGCCTGGGTGTATGACAAAGCAAATACTGTCGTCTGTAGGAGGCTCAGTAAGCggtgtcccaagtacgttaaatcacAACAGAGCGCTAcggaacaccaccaaagtgactgaacagcagtgctgggtcttctctggtgtgtgcccTCCACTTGGTCTAACATcaataactgatgatgatgatatggatagttatacaGTGCCTATCATCAGTCAGATACCAAACTCTAAGCATCTTACAAACAAGGAATCCTTTGCTTAACAGGGTGCCTACTGGAGCAGTTCTATGTGGACacatgaacccgggtgtggctgaaaattggggactcagaatgagcagtgtgggagttatgccactgaaagggtgcaatgatgggacagcaaaagaataaacaaacaaaaaataccctcCTCCCTTTTAGTTATGCCACTGAaagggtgcagatgatgggacagcaaaagaataaacaaacaaaaaataccctcTTCCCTTTTAGTTATGCCACTGAAAGGGTgcaatgatgggacagcaaaagaataaacaaacaaaaaataccctcTTCCCTTTTAGTTATGCCACTGAaagggtgcagatgatgggacagcaaaagaataaacaaacaaaaaataccctcTTCCCTTTTAGTTATGCCACTGAAAGGGTgcaatgatgggacagcaaaagaataaacaaacaaaaaataccctcTTCCCTTTTAGTTATGCCACTGAAAGGGTgcaatgatgggacagcaaaagaataaacaaacaaaaaataccctcTTCCCTTTTAGTTATGCCACTGAAAGGGTgcaatgatgggacagcaaaagaataaacaaacaaaaaataccctcTTCCCTTTTAGTTATGCCACTGAaagggtgcagatgatgggacagcaaaagaataaacaaacaaaaaataccctcTTCCCTTTTAGTTATGCCACTGAAAGGGTgcaatgatgggacagcaaaagaataaacaaacaaaaaataccctcTTCCCTTTTAGTTATGCCACTGAAAGGGTgcaatgatgggacagcaaaagaataaacaaacaaaaaatcccccccaatcccccctcaaccccacaaacaaaaaccacagagCTTACCCTTCTTCCCACCAGCTTCATGTAAGCTTCCATGGCTTTGGTTGCGATGCTGTTTCCACGGAAAGTAAGATGCTCATTGTCTGGAaattacacataaaaaaaaaattaagttatgATATTTTgcaatatattttgttgttgtgatggaacACATTACTGATGAGAGACAGCATACTGCCTATGACATTCATGTTGGTTGTCAGAATGTTTCTGTTGattaagttttgtgtgtgtgtgtgtgtgtgtatgtgtgtgtgtgtgtgtgtgtgtgtgtgtacacatgtgttgtgatgggatgtgtgtgtgtgtgtgtgtgtgtgtgtgtgtacacatgtgttgtgacggtgtgtgcgtgtgtgtgtgtgtgtgcacgcgcgtgcacgattgtgattgtgattgtaattgtgtgtgtgtgtgtatgtacgtgagtgtgtgcatgcacacatgttgtggggtggagtgtgtgtgtgtgtgtgtgtgtgcatgtacgaaTATGTataggaggggggaagagagagagagacagcgacagagacagagagtgagagagagagagagtgtgtttacagtgcatgtgtgagtgtgagagagagggacagaagtagaagagagaagacaaagcaaagaaagaagagacgCAAGGCACTGACCGAGGCGGCCGATCTCTGACATGGCGATGTCACACAGGAAGGCCTTGGCCTTGCCCAGCTTGTGCATGGCATGGACCAGGCTGGTggccacctcctccttctcccgcaCTGACATCTGGGGCTCCAGCACCTCACACAGCTGTTGGTACTCCCCTGTCAGGTActgcataacacaacacacacacaacattacactGAATTGTTTCCTTACTATGATGACCGAAATATACAGCAATTAAAAGGGGACCTAAGTCATATTAAGGTGCagaagtttttttcttcttcttctcgttcaccagatggacaccccagtctccatgatgaaggcagctgtaggTCCTTCAAGCTTCCAGGGCACagggttttcatttcttttattttcacttGGATCTTAGAAatgttttcttacctgaatgttttccttttaatgatgactgatgtgtgtatgtgtgttccacTCTTTTCTGTAAATATGTTTTGAACAGTTgtccttgtttttttcccctgtccctGCTACTGTATtacagagatttgtgtgtgtgtgtgtgtgtgtgtgtgtgtgtgtgtgtgtgtgtgttaattagtgCATGCATCCCCAtgggtgtcagtttgtgtgtttgatgatttgtgtgtgtgggtgtgtgtgcttgtgtttatacgcacatgtacatgcacaatgCGTTTCTTCAGACAGAACTGCCCTTTTTATGCCATGTACCACCacggttattatcatcattatcgtcatccctATCATTACTATGACTGCGACACCTCCAATGAGAACAGGctgtgtcagtgatgatgatgatgccttcAATCAACCTTCACACCATGGTAAAATCCTggcattgtcatcattatcgtcattgctATCATTCTCATAACTGTGACAAGCAGTGtcagtgattatgatggtgatgatgatgtcttgaAGCGACCTTCACCTTGGTAAAGTCCTGGTAGAGCTCCATGGGCAGGATGTGCACAGTCTGGTGCCGGACCTTCATGCGGATCagaggctgctctcccttggcgTCCTTCCCCGTCTTCCCCACCGTGCCAAAGCTGGCAGTGAACctggaacaacacacagcaatgtGAGCCCGGAAAGTCTGTGGCTGGGGACCAGGAACCAGTTGCACTACCCGGActgaagagcccagtatggtcgtaacccgctactaactgtgtgtagtatggaactgaccaatggcgtagttcagtcgACATAGAcatttagtcacatgtaactgtcaaaaagttagaaccaagcaatgcaactggctgcagGGGCTGCTTAACGTGAGTGCATGGAATTTGTTTTTGATATCaggggaaaagaaaagtaagTGAGTGGGAAGTCAGCATAGTTATCTCATTTGACTTGGGAACAGTACATTACCACAGTCCACTCTAGTGATGGAGGCACTGGATTAATAATACGAAagcaaagttatatatatatatatatatatatatatatatatatacacacacacacacacacacacatatatatatatatatatatatatatatatatatataatataaaaaaagagaaaaaaagacacacacacaaaaaaaaaaaaatcaaaaaaaaatcaaccattcACCTGCTCCCCAGTTCTTTTTTTACTTGCAAAAAATTGAATCAATTAAAAAACCATATAAGCAattttgtaaaacacacacacacaccactgctaaTATATAACttcctgttgggtttttttttttggggggggggggggggggggcaagggctGTCCACTACTTGCCTAGTTTTAGTGCTGTCAAAGTCCTTCTTTCTGCACTAATTTCTCGTCATTTatcagagagaagagacagacagagagagacagagacagacagacagacatatcaa
Coding sequences within:
- the LOC143276119 gene encoding uncharacterized protein LOC143276119 isoform X4; translated protein: MAMFCSCVRLCRDVVDRRKCRRLIPTENPDDEVYSLADSSLEKVSGSGEERRSSLPLVGSSDDEGGGGGLMESSTTSATSRLANFFSKKGFRSNLKRTKSVTKLDRKRSGSNASEHETSSLVGSLKRTMSLGRLTRKRNKHPSSSSSSTTQPEEHSLSLISSRIRTSRSHESLLSNPSAMQAVDITGRDTEVKAVHHSILRQDHCFHVNTSQGCKYISCRTAEERDQWLASLRRTRRPNQDHVRRSDSSLKLWIVEAKNVQPKKRYFCQIVLDRESVAHTSCKMMSDMLFWGEHFEFKDLPAVKTITVNMYREADKKKKKDRNVFVCYVNLPVAEISNKQYVEKWFTASFGTVGKTGKDAKGEQPLIRMKVRHQTVHILPMELYQDFTKYLTGEYQQLCEVLEPQMSVREKEEVATSLVHAMHKLGKAKAFLCDIAMSEIGRLDNEHLTFRGNSIATKAMEAYMKLVGRRYLRDTLGDFVKILVKSEDDCEVDPKKVNNPATLQCHQSNLVMYANMAWVKIINSYCYFPNELREVFTNFREHCREKGKEDFSDNLISASIFLRFLCPAILSPSLFNLTQEYPEERAARNLTLIAKTIQTLANFTKFGAKEEFMTFMNGFIETEAANMKTFLRKISSEESGNQFLQYDGDVDLGRELSLLHTVLLDFIPRAPQGTQEKLSGLQTILTAISQALDDPSVGQTQPSRQSQIFYDNMPTTPTLPFSSTPHPPHANTHTPIHVTRSAPFLDTSPTEALRDMLRQCGESEEDLQAFAARALRDESRETESAPPSLLLASQKGQDVDEFSALYSSTTSSMSSSVYGVGGGGGGGRGGEVGDVSVSLQRSFNQDSVKETWSQMVSAADSGNVNGDYIDLIPFMDDEGGQNSSLEECPTNGSQVSISQLSTVASSGYQSFGYSQSSSPVEAQQQQGGVGVEGGTTTREVTRSPVIQYPMQPLSFSNPLYRHQQLSHQHHRHHHTPLHRQHHPHHHHPQPACPRGEGGGGGVGKEDSCSSLSSGEDSKSLQQGSPVKTERAKSAPSIDPLRKLSQLSSSSGSNESLNEHSYLPSRPDKAQPQEGGGGAGGQVLAGGVHFSLGSQGSSAQPAENSPRVARSNSHGSPPEVPPRPDKLLTKSGEDADTPPLIPPRPERTNSYCDSSSASGEQRNLGLRPYHLSHSMDFGCLQRQHAEQLRRTATDSVIAKTSTPVHAGNSGSSSSSRMFSREDSFSSVHSSQSQGSLNSRRLSPQSAVHMGISSVQRKLQEQERTKQEYENEVHVLRQQLMEAQVRLQSAEMRLMEHEVDTHQLMEDWQSRLAESEQRIRQQQAEKDGQMKSIIERLVTIEEELRKEQAEMQKVVHEKQKVIEIQEQRLRTLDSANAKLLQALAELKEHANSNNMANTATDNSNNNSATLDGRQPAPTAASRNGITGPVRPKLNSADFSGLKSSTC
- the LOC143276119 gene encoding uncharacterized protein LOC143276119 isoform X5, with protein sequence MNVCHRFKQGCKLFSCHSDSSLEKVSGSGEERRSSLPLVGSSDDEGGGGGLMESSTTSATSRLANFFSKKGFRSNLKRTKSVTKLDRKRSGSNASEHETSSLVGSLKRTMSLGRLTRKRNKHPSSSSSSTTQPEEHSLSLISSRIRTSRSHESLLSNPSAMQAVDITGRDTEVKAVHHSILRQDHCFHVNTSQGCKYISCRTAEERDQWLASLRRTRRPNQDHVRRSDSSLKLWIVEAKNVQPKKRYFCQIVLDRESVAHTSCKMMSDMLFWGEHFEFKDLPAVKTITVNMYREADKKKKKDRNVFVCYVNLPVAEISNKQYVEKWFTASFGTVGKTGKDAKGEQPLIRMKVRHQTVHILPMELYQDFTKYLTGEYQQLCEVLEPQMSVREKEEVATSLVHAMHKLGKAKAFLCDIAMSEIGRLDNEHLTFRGNSIATKAMEAYMKLVGRRYLRDTLGDFVKILVKSEDDCEVDPKKVNNPATLQCHQSNLVMYANMAWVKIINSYCYFPNELREVFTNFREHCREKGKEDFSDNLISASIFLRFLCPAILSPSLFNLTQEYPEERAARNLTLIAKTIQTLANFTKFGAKEEFMTFMNGFIETEAANMKTFLRKISSEESGNQFLQYDGDVDLGRELSLLHTVLLDFIPRAPQGTQEKLSGLQTILTAISQALDDPSVGQTQPSRQSQIFYDNMPTTPTLPFSSTPHPPHANTHTPIHVTRSAPFLDTSPTEALRDMLRQCGESEEDLQAFAARALRDESRETESAPPSLLLASQKGQDVDEFSALYSSTTSSMSSSVYGVGGGGGGGRGGEVGDVSVSLQRSFNQDSVKETWSQMVSAADSGNVNGDYIDLIPFMDDEGGQNSSLEECPTNGSQVSISQLSTVASSGYQSFGYSQSSSPVEAQQQQGGVGVEGGTTTREVTRSPVIQYPMQPLSFSNPLYRHQQLSHQHHRHHHTPLHRQHHPHHHHPQPACPRGEGGGGGVGKEDSCSSLSSGEDSKSLQQGSPVKTERAKSAPSIDPLRKLSQLSSSSGSNESLNEHSYLPSRPDKAQPQEGGGGAGGQVLAGGVHFSLGSQGSSAQPAENSPRVARSNSHGSPPEVPPRPDKLLTKSGEDADTPPLIPPRPERTNSYCDSSSASGEQRNLGLRPYHLSHSMDFGCLQRQHAEQLRRTATDSVIAKTSTPVHAGNSGSSSSSRMFSREDSFSSVHSSQSQGSLNSRRLSPQSAVHMGISSVQRKLQEQERTKQEYENEVHVLRQQLMEAQVRLQSAEMRLMEHEVDTHQLMEDWQSRLAESEQRIRQQQAEKDGQMKSIIERLVTIEEELRKEQAEMQKVVHEKQKVIEIQEQRLRTLDSANAKLLQALAELKEHANSNNMANTATDNSNNNSATLDGRQPAPTAASRNGITGPVRPKLNSADFSGLKSSTC